In the Hevea brasiliensis isolate MT/VB/25A 57/8 unplaced genomic scaffold, ASM3005281v1 Scaf23, whole genome shotgun sequence genome, AACGTAATAAACTCTGTAAAAGAGAACCTTTAGGTCTTTTCTTACTTATAAAGGTACCGTgcatacaaagttatttctttaaTGTTTATTCCTGAGTTTAGGATCTCTTTCGTTGAAAACAGTTTCCGAAGTCGTGCTAACGCATTGTAAACTTTCCCTAACGGTCTTTTCTTACCAGTAAATGTAGTAATCCTTGGCTCAGTTGGTGGGTACGGTTCGCTCGCTAATTCAAGCCCTTACAGAACGCATCGCTTTCACTACGGTTTCAGTGAAAAGAAAGGGCTTTAGCAACGAAAGCGCTTTTCACCTTATTTAAAAAGAGTTCCGCTTGACTTGAAAGTCCGTCCTGCTTCAGAGCAGAGGAAGGGATTCAGTCAACTCTCCGAAAGTACTCTTGGGCGAGCTAGGCTCAATGAAATCTTTGTCTTGCAGAGAGATAGAATCATACTTTTCTCAGTTTCAGGGCAGGGCGTAAGGCAAGGGGATCTTGAATCAAAGAATTCCTGTCCGGCAAGCGAAGTAGAAAAAGTATGATTCTTGCTCTTCTCTAGCGGTATCGGCTTTCGGGTAGTGGTGGGTTCAGTCAGTGAAACTCGCATTTAGGCTGGCGTAGTAAACTCCGCTCTTGCTCACTCTAGGGAAGGCGATGCGCTCAGTAAACTCGTATCAACTACTCGCCTTCTTAGCTTTGAACTTCTAGCCGCTTTTAAGAAGACCCTTTAAGCACAAGTGCAGAGAATCTTGTTGGGTTTCGGTAACTAGCCAAGCGCTAGTGAAAGTTGTTAAAGCTAAATATTTAAAGCCTAAAGTAGGAACTCACACCCTTAGTCAAGCGAGACGCTTAGGTTCAGGCACTTTCACCAGTACTTGAGCCAGCACCTGAACCGAGACCTAAAGCTGAACCGCTGAAGGAACCTCTTTCCGTTGTTAAAGCAAGTACGCTTTTCAAGCTTTTTCCTTACTAAAGCAGGCACACGCAAAACTCTCTTTTTGGCTTTTCACTGAAACCAACACGCCTAAACATAAGGTAGGTGCTTTCACTCCGCTTTTTAGTTCGACATTCCCTTTCGCTTTCGCTTCCGGGAAAACGCAGTGGTCAAAGTAGTTCAAGTCAGTGCTTTCCTTCCGGGCGAAGGAGAAGGCACCACCTACTACAAATAAAGATATATAGAGATCAAATCACTCTTTCTCTTCCGGGTACAGGCTTAGATAAAAATCCTTCTTGTGTGGGATGAGATTGACCAGATGAGACAGCTGATACCGAACTACCGCTTGCATATTTAGTCCTTCGGACCTTTCAAAGTTTTTGAGAGAGGGTTGGGGAGAGAGATTTGGAAGGTGGAACTTTATGCAATCTGCCATACGGTGGAGATGGCTTCGCGAATGGGCACTCGGAACCTTTGGGTAGAGTCTGACTCATTATATGCAGTTAAGATGATTAACTCCCAATGCAAGCCCCATAAGCGCGAAATATGCTGCTGAGCTTCACTGAAAATGCAAGAGCCTTACAGTCTTTTAGAGTCACCCATTGTTGGAGGGATAGAAATAGAGCCGCCGACTTTATTACTTTATTGCGGGATGTCGAGTTATTTCTTTAATGTTTCCAAGATACCTCCCTTAGCCCTTAATAACATTATTAGAGAGAATATGCAGGAACTGATTTATGTACGTGTATGATATATTAtgtacccttttttttttcattataatttattatttaaatagctGCAAGACCAAAACAGGGTGCAAAAAACCGAAAGCCCTTCTTTTAAGTTCCTCCCAGATACATGACTTACATACCCGGCTCAACATTCTTGGAAAACAATCGAATCGAGGGTTCAGAGGAGAATTGGCCATTCAATCTTGTAAACTAATCGAGACCGAAATTGGAAAAAGAGATACGAACGGAGAGGAATAACCAATCGATGAAAGAACATGAAACCATTCTGTTTCAATAGAGGTACGAGAAACGGTTGGGGGCAATAAAGTAGGTGAAGTGGTTGGATTTTGCGAGCTGTTCCAACCACTGCTGGATGTGATTCCAAGAGCCGAACGAGAATGAATACCACACAGAAGAGTCAAGACCAGGCTCCCTAATGGAATGTTTAACCAATCCATTCCGGATCGACCGAATTGGTACGGAAGTTGTAACATGGGAAAACCACGGAAAACACAACTTATTTGAATAACCCGGTGACCTACCAATTGTAGAAGTAGGATCTTTGGCAAGCAATAAGCACTTAAATAATACAATTCGAGTGTACCATCTTCTTTCTCATTTCGAGGAAAAGGTGCGGGAGGAAAAGGAAACAACGGAGAGATCCGAATCAGACCTAAATGGGAATGACATGAAAAGTCTTTTTCAAAACCTAGCATTAAGGGCGTTACGACGATATacgagaggaatgaagaaaaacTCGTGATTGGTGTGGAGGGGAAGATCTGTTTATGATATAGTTCAAGAAAGA is a window encoding:
- the LOC131176715 gene encoding putative cytochrome c biogenesis ccmB-like mitochondrial protein, whose translation is MKDLKLYIGFTFFFWQNTKKKERRSKEMRRLFLELYHKQIFPSTPITSFSSFLSYIVVTPLMLGFEKDFSCHSHLGLIRISPLFPFPPAPFPRNEKEDGTLELYYLSAYCLPKILLLQLVGHRVIQISCVFRGFPMLQLPYQFGRSGMDWLNIPLGSLVLTLLCGIHSRSALGITSSSGWNSSQNPTTSPTLLPPTVSRTSIETEWFHVLSSIGYSSPFVSLFPISVSISLQD